Genomic DNA from Halalkalicoccus tibetensis:
CACTGCTGAGACATCGATGACGATGAATTTGGACCCCTTTACTGGCTTCATGAGTCCTGCATTTGAGGGCATGGGGCCGTTATTGCCAATGTTGATCCCGACGATTTTCTGTGGAGCGGTCTGTGGCCTTCATTCGATGGTCTGCTGTGGGACAACGCCCAAACAGATCAACAAAGAGACGGACGCGACCGCAATCGGATACGGGACGACGTTGGCAGAGGGGCTTCTGGCGGTGATCGCGATCGGGACGGTTGCGGTCATTCCAACGATCCCCTCAGGGGAAGGAATCGACCTCGCACTACCGGCGTTTGCTGATGGTGGTGCATTGATTCTCTCGAGCCTCGGCATTCCGACCGGCGTTGGTGCTCCGTTTATGGCATTAGTGCTATCTGCGTTCGCCCTCACGACTGTTGATACTTCGATTCGACTTGGACGCTACTTCCTCGATGATATGATCGATACAGACACGACTGCGAATGTGACCGCTCAGGCGATGACGAACAAATATCTCAGTGGTGGAGCCCAAGCGATACTTGCGTATCTGTTGGTCGCCAGTGGAAGCTGGGCAACGGTCTGGCCACTCTTTGGGGGATCTGTTCAGGTCTTTGCTGGTCTCTCGATGATAACTGTTGCAATCTGGATCGTGAACTGGGATGAGAGAAAGTCAGTTATAGCGTTCCTTGCAGGAGCGGCATTTATTCTTATAGCAAGCCTCTCAGCACTACTCTATATTGCATCGCAAAACGCGCGTTCGTTGCTTGATCCTACGTGGGTTGTAGCAGCGACGCCGATCGAAGTTGCTTCCGTCGCGATTCAGGTACTCGTTGTCATTATCTTATGTGGATTTACCGCAGAAATCGTTCGACTTGCTTATCTCCATGTGAGCGATCAGCGTGGCTCTCCGATACGTCGATTTGTTCCTGGAGACGACTAACAGCATTTGCTGTTCCTGTTCGTTCCAGTGGGTAGCCAGATTCGATTGCAGGATAGTCGTACCTAACCACAGACGGTAAGACCTATCTGTAGGACACCATTCGCACGCCGATCTATCGTTCCAGTTGTCTTACTACCGGAATGCCGTCGGAGTGAACCAATCTTCAGTAGCGTAGTGAGTGGTTCAGCGTTAACTACCATACCAGTATGCGATCGGCTAGTGGTGGGCTACTCGTATCGGGGTGGAATAGAGTTCAGGCCTGTGCCCGCTCGACAGTCTCCTCGAGGTGCTGTTCACAGGTGTATTCTGAGAGTACGTCATCAGTCAGAACGTAGTAATCGGCCTCGTGTTCACAGTCATCGGTCACACATGGCCGTGGTGTATTTTACTCGCCAAGCCTGAGGACGAGATCAACACCAGGTCGATCGAGACGATCTACCATAGCTACCTCTCTTTCAATGGACCACATAATTCCTCTAGATCTGAAAAACTCGTCTGTTCTACGATGGCTGTCTGAACCCAATAGGTCTAGATCAATCAAGCCGAACAACCGTGTTCTATTCAGTTGAGCGATTCGATCGCGGTTGTAACATTCATAGTGGGTAGAACATTATGCTTGACCTCGGTATCTAGCTCACTAGAGAGACGGCTCACAATCAACCGAAGCAAAGGTTGAATCTCGGAACTCTCCATTCAATGATCAACACGAGTTGTCTGCCGGTACGCGTCACGATCCTCGTGAAAGCAGTCTCCGACCACAATTGCATCAGCACCCGCACTGAGAACAGCATTCGCTTTCTGCCCTGAATCAATCCCACCACCGTACAGCAATCGCGTCTCACCAAGAACTGTCGCCGCCGCGTTGACAGCAGTCGTGCCTCCAAACTGGCCCGAGTACTCAACATAGAAGAGCGGAAAATCATAGAACACTTCGGTAGCGAGAGCAGCCCCCCGAACTTCATCCAGTGAGAGCGATTCTGTAACCCCTGCAGTAGAGGCGGCTCGCGAATCAGTATTCTGAATTACGTACCCAACAGCACAGATCTTCTCAGCGATGCTCGCCATCGATCCACTCTGGCCCAGTAATCCCTCAAAATCCGAGCTAAGCTGGGTGAACATCTGCAGATGTTTGCCGACAAAATGGGTCTGATCACCGTTGTAGATCGCAGGCACGAATAGCTGATCGACAGCTGCAATCGTCTCGACTGAGACGTGCTGTGAAGAATACGGCTCCTGTAACACCGGTATCTCAGGAACCGAAT
This window encodes:
- a CDS encoding carbon starvation protein A, with product MPQLLTVITIVACIFALAYVVYARVLSQYFELDDERPTPAHAHEDTHEYVPSRKIELFGHHFSSIAGGAPIIGPITAALAWGWAPALIWIVVGTVVYGGLNDLATLTSSMRHEGRSVGHIFGKYAGNRGKRLLLTLAIVANLLVIGVLSLVTAVIFDAFPAAATASIVYLLLAIAFGFVRRYTPVPFVLATIVFVGGVFGGVFVGLEYPITLIPAGEATLLPTVISPNVSAWLAVLLLYAFAASVLPVWTLLQPRDFLSSFLLYAGLGGAVLAIIVGTLFGTAETSMTMNLDPFTGFMSPAFEGMGPLLPMLIPTIFCGAVCGLHSMVCCGTTPKQINKETDATAIGYGTTLAEGLLAVIAIGTVAVIPTIPSGEGIDLALPAFADGGALILSSLGIPTGVGAPFMALVLSAFALTTVDTSIRLGRYFLDDMIDTDTTANVTAQAMTNKYLSGGAQAILAYLLVASGSWATVWPLFGGSVQVFAGLSMITVAIWIVNWDERKSVIAFLAGAAFILIASLSALLYIASQNARSLLDPTWVVAATPIEVASVAIQVLVVIILCGFTAEIVRLAYLHVSDQRGSPIRRFVPGDD
- a CDS encoding heptaprenylglyceryl phosphate synthase, whose protein sequence is MTIEWPAITHITKIDPAKPLPADLGVLEHTDLVIVGGSDDVTEENALTTIQEVVDSVPEIPVLQEPYSSQHVSVETIAAVDQLFVPAIYNGDQTHFVGKHLQMFTQLSSDFEGLLGQSGSMASIAEKICAVGYVIQNTDSRAASTAGVTESLSLDEVRGAALATEVFYDFPLFYVEYSGQFGGTTAVNAAATVLGETRLLYGGGIDSGQKANAVLSAGADAIVVGDCFHEDRDAYRQTTRVDH